One genomic segment of Sphingobacteriales bacterium includes these proteins:
- a CDS encoding gliding motility-associated C-terminal domain-containing protein produces MIDCSACFTVTQKAQGATTICSGQPADLPFFEASVIISDPSNFTGLTWFEDPALTKPVSAAFWQFTAPDNCILQQKTLYLGAACALLSQPILAGDITVVINPPFDSNLLTLNTPADCEIPTISTNCSIYKITPISVPIVINPGDNGNATWSVTLNTTAGCWTEFVDIPYNCPNICPQANLVQTAPALSCDGDIINLEIAITPANALLNTDYSVQWYENGNPIAGATNLTYSTTAQAQTCNEITNAYSVVIKCLKTTDPDITLDAGQVIIPPKFDQANLTITNGLCGTLPNITSGCSTYTITPINVPTIINPGETGQAEYQISGNCFLETVFVDYACPDVLCPTVTTTLSGSIKFCDGNAPADFSNFEGQIIINDPDAQANGFEWFKDVNLTQTVNPDDFVYNGNGCSLPIDTAYIALLCKDGSKIKAGWLSVVVYVAPVNIVQPNPCVLVVASACPPGSVVVEYLQSNGTWAAAPEAGTITANWRAYLPFAPDNDNDGQPDCITTGTSTIPENNLTVNAGPNQTICQGQLAALVATISGGQNPNSGTWTTNDGGSFDDANAALTNFNPDAGAGVYTLVFTVSDECYTASDEVVITVLGNTLTVNAGPDQTICQGEPINLSATITTSGGNATGQWTASVAGLFDDANNVNAIFTPTNLDATEVWCYFTANDVCGLATDSVLITILPNVFVDAGLDKIIFLGQTAQLEATGATAYLWETDPSLSCLNCANPIASPTQTTTYIVATPDACGNSDTVTVVVNEKPIAEIQIPSAFSPNNDNINDVFKPFIGNAPFTNYIFAVYDRWGNQLFETTDPADGWNGTYKFKDLEVGVYVFYATIWFEDEPQARKLQGNVTLVR; encoded by the coding sequence GTGATAGATTGTTCGGCTTGCTTTACTGTTACCCAAAAAGCGCAGGGCGCAACAACTATTTGCAGTGGTCAACCTGCCGACTTGCCTTTTTTCGAGGCTTCGGTAATTATTAGCGACCCATCTAATTTTACTGGCTTAACCTGGTTTGAAGACCCCGCCCTTACTAAACCCGTTTCGGCTGCATTTTGGCAATTTACCGCCCCCGATAATTGTATTTTACAACAAAAAACCTTATATTTGGGAGCTGCTTGCGCCTTGCTAAGCCAACCAATTTTAGCCGGAGATATTACCGTAGTTATTAACCCACCGTTTGACAGTAATTTGCTGACGCTAAATACTCCGGCTGATTGCGAAATACCAACAATCAGCACCAATTGCTCTATTTATAAAATTACACCGATTAGTGTTCCTATCGTCATTAATCCGGGCGATAATGGCAATGCTACATGGAGTGTTACTTTAAACACAACCGCCGGATGTTGGACTGAGTTTGTTGATATTCCGTATAACTGCCCCAATATTTGTCCCCAGGCTAATTTAGTGCAAACCGCTCCGGCATTAAGCTGCGACGGCGATATTATTAACCTCGAAATAGCTATAACACCCGCCAACGCCCTTCTTAACACCGATTATTCGGTTCAATGGTACGAAAACGGAAACCCTATTGCTGGAGCTACTAACCTAACGTACAGCACAACTGCGCAGGCTCAAACCTGCAACGAAATTACAAATGCGTACAGTGTGGTTATTAAATGCCTAAAAACTACCGACCCCGACATAACCCTCGATGCGGGGCAGGTAATTATACCACCTAAATTCGACCAGGCTAATTTAACAATAACAAATGGTTTATGTGGTACTTTGCCAAATATAACCTCCGGATGCAGCACCTACACAATTACCCCTATAAATGTGCCAACTATAATTAATCCGGGTGAAACTGGCCAAGCAGAATATCAAATTTCCGGAAATTGTTTTCTCGAAACGGTATTCGTTGATTACGCCTGTCCCGATGTGTTGTGCCCTACTGTTACTACTACTTTATCGGGCAGTATTAAGTTTTGCGATGGGAATGCACCCGCTGATTTCTCTAATTTTGAAGGTCAGATAATTATTAATGATCCCGACGCCCAAGCGAATGGTTTTGAATGGTTTAAAGATGTAAATTTAACACAAACCGTAAATCCGGATGATTTTGTTTATAATGGAAATGGGTGCTCGTTACCCATAGATACGGCTTATATAGCCTTGTTGTGTAAAGATGGCTCAAAAATTAAGGCCGGATGGTTGAGCGTTGTTGTTTATGTAGCACCTGTTAATATTGTGCAGCCTAATCCTTGTGTCCTTGTTGTTGCCAGCGCCTGCCCGCCCGGCAGTGTTGTTGTAGAGTATTTGCAAAGCAACGGCACCTGGGCTGCTGCGCCCGAGGCCGGCACTATTACCGCAAACTGGCGCGCTTACCTTCCATTTGCACCCGACAATGACAACGATGGTCAGCCCGATTGCATAACAACTGGCACCAGCACCATTCCGGAAAATAATTTAACTGTAAATGCTGGCCCCAACCAAACCATTTGCCAAGGACAGTTGGCAGCACTTGTGGCCACCATATCGGGCGGACAAAACCCCAATTCCGGTACTTGGACAACAAATGACGGAGGTAGTTTTGACGATGCGAATGCAGCCCTTACCAATTTTAATCCGGATGCTGGCGCAGGCGTTTATACCCTTGTGTTTACCGTTTCAGACGAATGTTACACGGCATCAGATGAGGTTGTAATTACCGTATTGGGCAATACATTAACCGTAAACGCTGGCCCCGACCAAACAATTTGCCAAGGCGAGCCTATTAATTTAAGCGCTACCATAACAACAAGTGGTGGCAACGCCACAGGCCAATGGACGGCATCGGTAGCGGGCTTATTTGATGATGCTAATAATGTAAACGCTATTTTCACTCCTACAAACTTGGATGCAACAGAAGTTTGGTGCTATTTTACGGCTAATGACGTTTGTGGCTTGGCAACCGACAGTGTTTTAATTACCATTTTGCCTAATGTGTTTGTTGATGCGGGCTTAGATAAAATCATATTTTTGGGCCAAACTGCGCAGTTAGAAGCAACAGGTGCAACAGCGTATTTATGGGAAACCGATCCAAGCTTGTCGTGCTTAAATTGTGCAAACCCTATTGCCAGTCCAACGCAAACAACTACCTATATTGTTGCCACCCCCGATGCTTGCGGTAACAGCGATACTGTAACGGTTGTGGTAAACGAAAAACCTATTGCCGAAATTCAAATACCCAGTGCATTTAGTCCCAATAACGATAATATTAACGATGTGTTTAAGCCATTTATTGGCAATGCACCCTTTACAAACTATATATTTGCTGTCTATGACAGATGGGGCAACCAATTATTTGAAACAACTGACCCCGCCGATGGCTGGAATGGCACCTATAAATTTAAAGACTTAGAAGTGGGGGTCTATGTTTTTTATGCTACTATTTGGTTTGAGGACGAGCCACAAGCGCGAAAATTACAAGGCAACGTTACTTTGGTTAGGTAG
- a CDS encoding NADH-quinone oxidoreductase subunit N: MKSLIIVFALALVALFAGLFKKRSLIQPLLILGLLGALGVTIADWFATTFAFTGMMAFDHFSLLFSGTAIVATILVVLLAGNAFKQANETLGDYYGLMLFSLTGALCLFSYEHLVMLFLGIEIMSIPLYVLVGSRKDNLLSNEAAFKYFLMGAFSTGVMLMGITLVYGATGHFDLTGIEQAVTKGGLPLFFNVGVLLILCALVFKVGGVPFHFWVPDVYHGSPTIITTFMATVVKIGAFGAFARLFLGALSTETTIWPDVLAIISGLTITIGNFGALFQKQFKRMMVWSSVSHAGYLMMGLLTTNPNNGNIALLWYLLAYATATICAFAIYMYWKSETKQTGFKVFAHIGRTHPLAGWALAISMLSLAGIPPLAGFFGKYFVFTQALSAYPVLVVVAVINSAISLAYYFKPIIAAWFNNYSVDETNQTAAGFTLDTNYKLVLIIGILVLVALSGLPGFALGLLR; encoded by the coding sequence ATGAAGTCATTAATAATAGTTTTCGCGCTTGCCTTGGTAGCCTTATTTGCTGGCCTTTTTAAAAAACGCAGCTTAATACAACCCCTATTAATTTTAGGTTTATTAGGTGCTTTGGGCGTTACAATTGCCGACTGGTTTGCCACAACATTTGCTTTTACTGGCATGATGGCATTTGACCATTTTTCCCTGCTTTTTTCGGGAACAGCTATAGTTGCAACAATTTTAGTGGTATTATTAGCCGGAAACGCTTTTAAGCAAGCTAACGAAACCTTAGGCGATTATTATGGTTTAATGCTATTTAGTTTAACTGGTGCTTTGTGCTTGTTTTCATACGAGCATTTGGTGATGCTGTTTTTAGGTATCGAAATTATGAGTATCCCGTTGTATGTGTTGGTAGGTAGCCGTAAAGACAATCTTTTAAGTAACGAGGCGGCATTTAAGTACTTTTTAATGGGTGCTTTTAGCACTGGCGTAATGCTAATGGGCATTACATTAGTTTATGGCGCTACCGGCCATTTTGATTTGACGGGCATTGAACAGGCAGTAACCAAAGGTGGCCTGCCTTTGTTTTTTAACGTAGGTGTTTTGTTAATTTTATGCGCGCTGGTGTTTAAAGTTGGTGGAGTGCCTTTTCATTTTTGGGTGCCCGATGTTTACCACGGAAGTCCAACCATTATTACCACTTTTATGGCCACTGTAGTAAAAATTGGCGCATTCGGTGCTTTTGCGCGCTTATTTTTAGGCGCACTTAGTACCGAGACAACTATTTGGCCCGATGTTTTGGCAATTATATCCGGATTAACCATTACCATTGGCAATTTTGGTGCGCTTTTCCAAAAGCAATTTAAACGCATGATGGTATGGTCAAGTGTGTCTCATGCCGGATATTTGATGATGGGTTTACTAACCACCAACCCAAACAACGGCAATATTGCATTGTTGTGGTATTTATTAGCTTATGCAACAGCAACAATATGTGCTTTTGCAATTTATATGTATTGGAAATCCGAAACCAAGCAAACTGGCTTTAAAGTGTTTGCCCATATTGGCCGAACTCATCCATTGGCCGGATGGGCTTTGGCAATTTCTATGCTTTCGCTGGCCGGAATACCCCCATTAGCGGGCTTTTTTGGTAAATACTTCGTTTTTACTCAAGCATTGTCGGCTTATCCGGTTTTAGTTGTTGTAGCCGTAATAAACTCGGCAATTAGTTTGGCTTATTATTTTAAACCCATAATTGCTGCTTGGTTTAATAACTACTCGGTAGATGAAACAAACCAAACTGCTGCAGGTTTTACCTTAGATACTAACTATAAATTAGTCTTAATTATTGGCATACTAGTACTTGTTGCGCTTAGCGGCCTGCCCGGATTTGCTTTAGGTCTGCTGCGTTAA
- a CDS encoding NADH-quinone oxidoreductase subunit M — protein MIIFVLLIPLVIALMVFFTSQNTARTLALLGTIANLGLSGWMIANYNTSDGNYAYEYLWPWIASAGINFHLGADGIGLLMVLLTNLLTVFIISSNWGQEKAPTGQYYGLVLLMQTALLGVFTALDGLLFYVFWELALLPISLICVRWGGENKLKTTLKFFLYTFVGSLFMLVSLLYVYLQTPGNHSMYIADLYAVQLTPATAFWVLLGFFLAFAIKMPVFPFHTWQPDTYTMAPTGGTMLLSGIMLKMGVYGVIRWMLPIAPEGWSSIAPFFVFLAVVGIIYASIIAIQQTDFKRLIAYSSIAHVGVIAAGVFAANAEGLQGGLIQMLNHGINIVGLFFIGHIIEQRLNTRNLANMGGIAQNAPKFAAMFMIILLGSVAIPLTNGFVGEFLLLNGLYIYKPLAALFAGLTIILCAVYMLRVYQLAMFGHSNAATANFEDVKNREFWVLSGICFLVLLLGVYPQPILNLTESSVQKILLLAK, from the coding sequence ATGATAATATTTGTTTTGCTTATTCCATTAGTAATAGCTTTGATGGTGTTTTTTACCTCGCAAAACACCGCCCGAACCCTTGCATTACTTGGGACAATAGCTAATTTAGGTTTATCCGGATGGATGATTGCCAACTACAATACATCTGATGGAAATTATGCCTATGAGTACTTATGGCCTTGGATTGCCAGCGCAGGCATCAATTTTCACTTAGGCGCAGACGGTATTGGCCTGTTAATGGTATTACTAACCAATTTATTAACTGTTTTTATTATAAGCAGCAACTGGGGGCAAGAAAAAGCACCCACCGGGCAGTATTATGGTTTAGTTTTACTAATGCAAACCGCTTTGCTGGGTGTATTTACTGCCTTAGATGGCTTATTGTTTTATGTGTTTTGGGAACTTGCGCTTTTGCCAATTAGCTTAATATGTGTGCGTTGGGGCGGCGAAAATAAGCTAAAAACCACTTTAAAGTTTTTTCTTTACACCTTTGTTGGTAGTTTATTTATGCTGGTTTCGTTGCTGTATGTATATTTACAAACCCCGGGCAACCATAGCATGTATATAGCCGATTTGTACGCCGTTCAACTCACACCAGCTACTGCTTTTTGGGTGCTGCTGGGCTTTTTTTTAGCATTTGCCATTAAAATGCCGGTATTCCCTTTTCATACTTGGCAACCCGACACCTACACTATGGCACCCACAGGCGGCACCATGCTTTTAAGTGGTATTATGCTTAAAATGGGGGTTTACGGTGTAATTCGCTGGATGCTGCCCATAGCCCCCGAAGGGTGGAGCAGTATCGCACCTTTTTTTGTGTTCTTAGCGGTGGTGGGCATTATTTACGCCTCTATTATAGCCATTCAACAAACGGATTTTAAGCGGCTAATTGCCTATTCGTCTATCGCGCACGTAGGCGTAATAGCAGCCGGCGTATTTGCTGCCAATGCCGAGGGGTTACAAGGCGGGCTTATTCAAATGCTAAATCACGGTATAAATATTGTTGGCTTGTTTTTTATTGGCCATATTATAGAGCAACGCTTAAACACCCGCAATTTGGCAAATATGGGGGGCATTGCTCAAAATGCGCCAAAATTTGCCGCAATGTTTATGATTATTTTACTGGGTAGCGTAGCTATACCACTTACAAATGGATTTGTAGGCGAATTTTTATTGCTAAATGGCTTATACATTTATAAACCACTTGCAGCCTTGTTTGCCGGACTAACTATTATTTTATGCGCTGTTTATATGTTGCGCGTATATCAGTTGGCTATGTTTGGCCACTCAAATGCGGCAACTGCCAATTTTGAAGACGTAAAAAACCGCGAATTTTGGGTTTTATCCGGAATTTGTTTTTTGGTGCTTTTATTAGGTGTTTATCCCCAACCTATTTTAAACTTAACCGAATCATCTGTTCAGAAAATATTATTGTTGGCAAAATAA
- the nuoL gene encoding NADH-quinone oxidoreductase subunit L translates to MSQLIPIIPLLPLLGFIIIGLFGNKLNKTLAGGIASATVLGAFVASLALFFNIHQNHKAFEYIAFTWIKAGGFQADMGFLIDELSVWMMLVITGIGFLIHIYSTGYMAHDPGFSRFFAYLNLFIFSMLLLVMGNNFLILFIGWEGVGLCSYLLIGFWYKNNEYGKAARKAFIMNRIGDLGLLLGIFLIFTTIGTVNYANLNTLVATATPTTLTVIAILLFVGAMGKSAQIPLYTWLPDAMAGPTPVSALIHAATMVTAGIYMVVRTNVIYTASPFALAFVALIGLATSLFAAIIGLRQNDIKKVLAYSTVSQLGLMFLALGAGAYASAMFHLTTHAFFKALLFLGAGSVIHAMSGEQDIRNMGGLKDKLPQTFRIFLIGTLAIIGFPLLSGFFSKDEILANVFAYSPVLWFFGLVSSVITAFYMLRLLFLTFYGNFRGTEQQAHHLHESPASMTIPLWILAGLSVIGGLLNLPHFIFHESGSWLAHWYQSVIPPLTTNLSASTEWLLMLFTTALILAVLYLNYQWYVQKGSLAKSNDQLKGWEKWAANKFYIDELYDLIFVKPITLLSHFFSRIIDNSIIDGFVNGVGRATLSISDGLRRLQTGNIEFYFFGIVLGIIAIITFSLIL, encoded by the coding sequence ATGTCGCAATTAATACCTATTATACCCCTACTTCCACTGTTAGGTTTTATAATTATTGGGCTTTTTGGCAACAAATTAAACAAAACCCTTGCTGGTGGAATTGCCTCTGCAACCGTTTTGGGAGCATTTGTGGCTTCGCTGGCTTTATTTTTTAATATCCACCAAAATCACAAGGCATTTGAATATATAGCGTTTACTTGGATAAAAGCAGGTGGTTTTCAGGCCGATATGGGCTTTTTAATTGATGAACTCTCGGTGTGGATGATGCTAGTTATTACCGGAATTGGGTTTTTAATTCATATTTACTCCACCGGATATATGGCTCACGATCCTGGTTTTTCTCGCTTTTTTGCCTACCTCAATCTCTTTATTTTTTCGATGTTGTTGTTGGTAATGGGCAACAATTTTCTAATTTTATTTATAGGCTGGGAAGGTGTAGGGCTATGCTCGTACTTATTAATAGGCTTTTGGTACAAAAATAACGAATACGGTAAGGCGGCTCGCAAAGCCTTTATTATGAACCGCATTGGCGATTTAGGCTTATTATTGGGCATATTTTTAATTTTTACCACCATCGGAACGGTAAATTACGCTAACCTAAACACCTTAGTCGCCACCGCAACACCTACCACCTTAACCGTAATTGCCATTTTGTTATTTGTTGGTGCAATGGGAAAAAGCGCACAAATTCCACTTTATACCTGGCTGCCCGATGCTATGGCCGGCCCAACACCCGTATCGGCACTTATTCACGCCGCTACAATGGTAACAGCCGGCATATACATGGTTGTCCGGACTAATGTTATTTACACCGCCTCGCCATTTGCTTTGGCTTTTGTTGCTTTAATAGGATTAGCCACCTCGTTGTTTGCTGCCATTATTGGGCTGCGTCAAAACGATATTAAAAAAGTTCTTGCCTATTCTACCGTCAGCCAACTTGGTTTAATGTTTTTGGCCTTGGGTGCCGGTGCTTATGCCAGTGCTATGTTTCATTTAACAACCCATGCCTTTTTTAAAGCTTTGCTGTTTTTAGGGGCAGGAAGCGTAATTCATGCCATGAGTGGCGAACAAGATATACGCAATATGGGTGGATTAAAAGATAAACTACCCCAAACCTTCCGGATATTTTTAATTGGCACCTTAGCCATTATTGGGTTTCCATTATTATCCGGATTTTTCTCGAAGGACGAAATTCTTGCTAACGTGTTTGCTTATAGCCCCGTTTTATGGTTTTTTGGCCTCGTTAGCTCTGTCATCACTGCTTTTTATATGCTAAGGTTGTTGTTTTTAACATTTTACGGCAATTTTCGGGGTACCGAACAGCAAGCACACCACCTACACGAAAGCCCGGCAAGTATGACCATACCATTATGGATATTGGCCGGATTAAGTGTAATAGGCGGCTTGTTAAACCTGCCACACTTTATTTTTCACGAAAGCGGCAGCTGGTTAGCACATTGGTATCAATCGGTTATACCGCCATTAACAACAAACTTGTCGGCCTCAACCGAGTGGCTGTTAATGCTATTCACAACTGCTTTGATTTTAGCAGTACTATACCTAAATTATCAGTGGTACGTACAAAAAGGCTCGTTAGCCAAATCAAACGACCAACTCAAAGGCTGGGAAAAATGGGCAGCCAATAAATTTTATATAGACGAACTCTACGATTTAATATTTGTAAAACCAATTACGCTTTTATCACATTTTTTTTCTCGTATCATAGACAATAGTATTATAGACGGTTTTGTAAACGGCGTAGGTCGTGCTACCCTTTCAATTAGCGATGGACTTAGGCGTTTGCAAACAGGTAATATCGAATTTTATTTTTTTGGTATTGTTTTAGGTATCATCGCTATTATTACATTTAGCTTAATTTTATAA